A single region of the Brassica rapa cultivar Chiifu-401-42 chromosome A03, CAAS_Brap_v3.01, whole genome shotgun sequence genome encodes:
- the LOC103858386 gene encoding tricyclene synthase, chloroplastic, translating into MASLVQMGSPLIYSNALVKTTQRPQPFTCTIVAKTTPGSESPSVPRRSANYRPSLWDHHHLLSVKNKYTNVKSVRERDLLKETVRKMLDHERSTHLDQLELIDDLQKLGVSYHFEQEIDNMLTFTYHKLDKSNFMEYDMEYDLHANALKFRLLRQHGFNVSEDVFDVFHENCGKFESGEINGFISLYEASYLSTKSDTKLQNYIRFFATQQLRDFVDTHSNKNCASFGVGEMVAQALDMPYHWRMRRLATRSYINLYGMKPDKNPVLVELAKLDFNIVQAVYQEELKYVSSWWRETGLANQLHFSRDRIVENYFWTIGQIQEPQFGYVRRIMAKLYTLLTTIDDIYDIYGTLEELQLFTAAFANWDVNRLDELPEYMRLCFLVVYNEVNIIGCDILRNKNINVIPFLRKSWADASNAFLVEAIWYKRGYKPNTEEYMQNAWKSIGVPTICLHFYCVFSDQLSVQVLETLSEHLQNVVRCSAFVVRLANDLVTSQEELERGDVLKSIQCYMNETGASQEKACVHVRQIINDMWDEMNYEKMKSGSSLIPQDFVESVMNLARMSQCMYQYGDGHSSPEKAKIVDSVMSILFNPIILD; encoded by the exons ATGGCCAGTCTAGTGCAGATGGGTTCACCTCTTATTTACAGTAATGCCCTTGTGAAGACTACCCAACGTCCTCAGCCATTCACATGCACCATAGTAGCTAAAACGACACCGGGTAGTGAGTCTCCATCTGTTCCTCGTCGTTCCGCAAACTATCGGCCTTCTCTTTGGGACCATCACCATCTCCTCTCGGTCAAGAATAAATATACG AATGTTAAAAGTGTGCGAGAGAGAGATTTGTTAAAAGAAACTGTGAGAAAGATGCTCGATCATGAGAGGAGTACTCATCTCGACCAATTGGAACTTATTGACGATCTACAAAAACTAGGGGTTTCATACCATTTTGAACAGGAAATCGACAATATGTTGACATTTACTTATCACAAATTAGATAAAAGTAACTTCATGGAGTACGACATGGAATATGATCTACATGCTAATGCACTCAAATTCCGACTGCTTAGACAACATGGTTTCAATGTTTCAGAAG ATGTATTTGATGTTTTTCATGAAAACTGTGGGAAGTTTGAGAGCGGTGAAATAAATGGTTTCATATCTCTGTACGAGGCATCATATCTTTCAACAAAGTCGGATACTAAGCTGCAAAACTACATCAGATTTTTTGCAACTCAACAACTCAGAGACTTTGTTGATACTCATAGTAATAAAAATTGTGCATCTTTTGGCGTTGGAGAGATGGTGGCTCAAGCGTTAGATATGCCCTACCATTGGCGAATGAGAAGGCTAGCCACGAGATCGTACATAAATTTGTATGGAATGAAACCAGACAAGAACCCTGTCTTAGTTGAATTGGCCAAGCTCGATTTCAATATTGTACAAGCTGTTTATCAAGAAGAGCTCAAATACGTTTCCAG CTGGTGGAGGGAGACAGGTTTAGCTAATCAACTTCATTTTTCAAGAGATAGAATAGTGGAAAATTATTTTTGGACTATTGGACAAATCCAAGAGCCTCAATTTGGTTACGTTAGACGAATAATGGCCAAGTTATATACACTTCTCACCACTATCGACGACATCTACGATATTTATGGTACCCTTGAAGAACTTCAACTCTTTACTGCCGCCTTTGCAAA TTGGGATGTAAATCGTCTCGATGAACTCCCCGAGTACATGAggttgtgttttcttgtagtgtacaATGAAGTCAATATCATTGGATGTGATATCCTCAGAAATAAAAACATCAACGTGATTCCTTTCCTTAGAAAGTCT TGGGCAGATGCAAGCAATGCATTTTTAGTAGAAGCAATATGGTACAAAAGAGGGTACAAACCAAATACGGAAGAGTACATGCAAAATGCTTGGAAATCAATCGGGGTCCCAACAATATGTCTTCACTTCTACTGTGTATTCTCTGACCAACTCTCTGTTCAAGTCTTGGAGACTTTGTCCGAGCACTTACAGAACGTTGTCCGATGCTCTGCCTTTGTGGTCCGTCTAGCCAACGACCTTGTAACTTCTCAG GAGGAATTGGAGAGAGGAGATGTCCTCAAATCGATCCAGTGTTACATGAACGAGACCGGAGCTTCCCAAGAGAAAGCATGTGTTCACGTGCGGCAGATAATCAACGACATGTGGGACGAAATGAATTACGAGAAAATGAAAAGTGGGTCTTCGCTAATCCCTCAAGATTTTGTGGAATCAGTCATGAACTTGGCACGCATGTCGCAATGCATGTATCAATATGGAGATGGACATAGCTCTCCCGAGAAAGCCAAAATCGTTGATAGTGTCATGTCCATACTCTTTAACCCCATTATCCTAGATTGA